Below is a window of Acidobacteriota bacterium DNA.
GGCTCCTTTCCTGCAAGGGCTGTGCCCTATCCCCAGGAGTATGTCGGCAAGAAAGCGCCCCGCGGCGACTCGGTCCCCCTTTTCGCCTGGCTCAGCCTGCAACTTCACCGGCGGGGGGCCGAGGGCGGCTTCTTGCAGGAATCCTACTTGGCCGCCGTCCGCAACGCCGAATACCTGCTGCGCTGCGACCGAGACGGCGACGGACTCATCGAGTGGAGGCAGCCGCCTGAGGGACTGCCCTATGGCCTGGACGTACGCCTGGGCGCGCCCGATCCCGGACTCAACGCCTTGCTGGTGAGCGAATTGGAGAGTCTGGGCCACATGGCGGCGGCCTTGGAGCGGCCCGATCAAGCCCGGGCCTGGCATTCTCGCGCCCGCGCTTTGGCCCGGCGCATGAATGAGCGGCTGTGGGACCAGCAGGACGCCCTTTACCGCTCGCCGCCGAACAAAGACGGCAAGTCCAATCCTCTCAGCATCTCCTCGTTCTTGCCGCTGTGGGCAGGAGTGCCGGATGCCGCCCAGGCCCGGCGCATGCTCGACCACCTCAGCGGCAAGGGCCGCTTTCGCGTGGAGGCTGGCATCGCCCTCTATCCTCGCCCGCAGGGCCGGCCCCAGGAGGTAAACGGTTCCTGCTGCGGTCCCCAGACCGTGTCGCTGCCCCTCAACTACCTGTTGTGGGAGGGCATGCGGCGTTACGGTTTCGTCGAGGAAGCCGATGGCTTGGGCCGCAGCCTGCGCTCGGCCGTCCGCCGGGGAATGCTGCAACGGGGCTTTATAACCGACACCTTTTCGGGGGACGGCGGGCAGGCTTCATCGCGTCCTCACGTGTTGGGGTCCCTGATCGCCCTGATGGGCTCGTCGACACCCTGAAGGGCGGCGCCCTTGTCGCGGCAAGGCGTCTTCCGCGATACTGGACGGATGAAACCCATCGCCATTTTTGCCAGCCTGCTTTTCCTGGTGGCGGGAGTAGCGCTCTCGCTGGAAACCGTCCCTCGACAAGAAGACGGACTGCATCGCCAAATCGACCAACGGGTGGAGGCCGTCGAAGATCAGGTTGTCGCCTGGCGGCGCGATTTCCACCGCCACCCCGAGCTTTCCAACCGTGAATTCCGCACCGCTTCCAAGGTGGCCGATCACCTGCGTTCGCTGGGCATGGAGGTGCAGACCGAGGTGGCTCATACGGGGGTTGTCGGACTGCTGCGAGGCGGCCGTCCGGGACCCGTGGTGGCCCTGCGAGCCGATATGGACGGTCTGCCCGTCACCGAGGCCACCGGACTGGAGTTCGCGTCCACCCAACGGGCTACCTACAACGGCCAAGAGGTGGGAGTCATGCACGCCTGCGGACACGATTCCCACGTGGCCATATTGATGGGAGCGGCCCAGGTGCTGGCCTCCCTGAGGGATCAACTGCCGGGGACGGTCAAGTTCATCTTTCAGCCCGCCGAGGAGGGAGCTCCCCGCGGCGAGGAGGGCGGCGCTGAACTGATGGTCAAGGAAGGCGTGATGGAGAACCCTGTGCCCGGTGCCGTCTTCGGTCTCCACATCTCCTCCACCATGCCGGTCAACACCGTCAACTACCGGCCCGGAGGGCTGATGGCCAGCGCCGACGTGCTGCGCATCAAGGTCAAGGGAAAGCAGACCCACGGCGCCTCGCCCTTCCTGGGCATCGACCCCATCGTGGTATCGGCTCAGATCATCATGGGCTTGCAGACCATCGTCAGCCGTCAAACGGACATCACTCAAGCACCCGCCATCGTAACCATCGGAATGATCCGCGGCGGCGTGCGTTCCAACATCATCCCCAACCAGGTGGAGATGGAGGGCACCATCCGGGCTCTCGATACCGACATGCAGAAGGACATTCACGAGCGCATCCGGCGGACGGCCAACTCCATCGCGGAATCGGCCGGCGCCGAGGCCGAGGTCGAAATCGACATCGGCTACCCCGTCACCCACAACGACGAGCGCCTGACCGAGGCGGTGCTGCCCACCGTGTACCGCGTGGCCGGGCAAGAGCAGGTCATAGTCGTGCCTCCCATAACGGGTGCCGAGGACTTCTCCTTTTACGCTCAGGAAGTGCCGGGATTCTTCTTCTTCCTGGGCGCCAAGCCGCCTCACCTGCAAGAGCCCACCGCCCACCACACCCCTGAGTTCCTCATCGATGAAGATTCCTTCGACCTGGGGGTCAGGCTTCTGGTCAATCTGACGGTCGACTACCTCAACGGCGAGATTCAGCGTTGATCGACGGCTACAGGATGAAGGTGATCACCACGAAGATGGGGACCAGGACCACCAGGCTGTAGAGCATGTAGCCGAAGAAGGAAGGCATGCGCACGCCTGACTGTTCGGCAATGCTCTTGACCATGAAGTTGGGCCCGTTGCCGATATAGGAGTTGGCTCCCATGAAAACGGCTCCCAGCGAGATGGCGATCAGGAAGGGTTCTGCGATGGTGCGTCCCGCCCCCAGTGCAACGGTGGCTGCGCCCTGCACCTCCATGACCACCGCGGTTTCGAAGAACACGACGTAGGTGGGAGCGTTGTCGAGGAAGCTGGAAAGGACGCCGGTGATCCAAAAGAATCCAGCACCGCTGTTGAGGCCCAAATCGGCTCCTCGGGCGTGAAGGATCTCGATGGGAACCTGCATGGTGATGAAAATGCCCGAGAAAAGCGCCGCGACCTCGAGAATGGCGTGATAATTGAAGTCATTGGCCGCGCGGGTGGCGGGTCGAGTGGTCAGCAGCGAGACGGCCACCAGCAGGCACATCAAGGTTTCGCGCAAGAAGACCGGTGTGTAGACGGAAGTTCCAAGCAGGGGTTTGCCTGGGACCACGAATGCGACGCAAAGGACCACCAGCCCCAGCAGGACCAGATTATGGGTGCCTCGCAGGCGCAGGCTGCGCACTTGCCGGCGGTCGAGCCGCAGGTCCTCGGGACGCTCCCGCCCGTACTCGATTCGGTCCCAGATGTAGTAAATGACCAGCAGAGCCACGTTGACCCCCACCCAGTAGGGCCAGAGATCCAGCGTCCAGGTGAAGGGAACCCCTCTCAGATAGCCCAGGAAGAGTGGAGGATCGCCGATGGGCAGCAACAGTCCCCCGCAATTGCACACCGTGAAGATGAAGAAAATGACTGTATGGCGGACCTTGCGGCGTTCCCTGTTGGTGCTCAAGAGGGGCCTGATCAGCACCATGGCCGCCCCCGTCGTCCCGATGAAGCTGGCCAACAGCGTCCCCGTGGCCAGGAAGCTGGTGTTGATGATGGGGTGGGCTTGCAGGTCTCCCGTCAGGCTGACGCCGCCGCTGATGACGTAGAGGGCGAAGAGCAAGATGATGAAGGGAATGAACTCGGCGAAGATGGCATTGCTGAAAGCCGCCCAGACGGTAGGAAATCCGGCCGCAACATGCTCGGCGTGGGTGAAATGATTGCTGATTCCGCCGGGGTGCAGAAGGAAATAGTAGAAGAGCGTCACGATCCCCAAGCAAGCTGCCACCGCAAAGCGGTTGAGGTTGGAGTGCCACCAGTGCGCCGTGCGTCGGATGAGGGGCAGAAAGGCGATGGCCAGCAGAATTCCCGCAAAGGGCGCCACCGCCCACAAGGGAGGGACATAGTCAACCGCGTTCTCAACCGTTTCGCCATGCCCGCCTTGGCCGTGGTCGCCTCCTGCGTGCGGCAGCCATCCGGCCGCCAGCACCAGCAGGAAGAGGACGGCCGTGGCAATGAGAGCCAATGCCACCCAGCGGGATCGGCGGTGCATGGCTTCGACGTCAACTTCCGGCCTGAACTTCTCCATGGATCCCTAAACCTGCCCCTTGCTGCTTCGAGGCGCCCCCGTACGCTTTGCGCGAGGGGCTACTTTAGCATAACGGCGAGCTGCCACGGGATGAGATGAGCAGTATCTGGCGTGGCCGCGGCGGCTTTCTCCCAACTAATGGGGACCGGCCCTTTCCTTTCACCGAGAAATCGATAGAATGAGACGCGAGGCGAGGCTGCAAATGAGATTCAAGAAAGGGGCGAGCTTGTGCTGATAGGACTGCCGAAAGAGATCAAGGACAATGAGTCGCGCGTAGGGATGGTGCCGTCCGGCGTGCACGCGTTGGTTGTGGCCGGCCATACCGTCTACGTCGAGAAGGGCGCCGGCCACAGCTCGGGATTCAGCGACCGCGAGTATGAAAGCGCCGGCGCCGAAACGGTCGACAGCGCCGACGATGTCTACCTGCGCAGCGACATGATCGTCAAGGTCAAGGAGCCCATCGAGCCCGAGTATGAGCGGATGCGCGAAGGCCAGATCATGTTCAGCTACCTGCACCTGGCTCCTCTGCCCGGTCTCACTCAGGTGCTGCTCGAGCGCAAGGTGACCGGCGTGGCCTACGAGACCATCCCCGACCGCGGAGGAAGCCTGCCTCTGCTCACTCCCATGAGCGAAGTGGCCGGACGCATGTCGATCATCGTGGGCAGCTACTATCTTCAGAAGCCGCACGGCGGACGAGGCGTCCTGTTGGGCGGCGTCCCGGGAGTTTGGCCCGCCCGCGTGGTCATCATCGGCGGCGGAACGGTGGGCGTCAACGCCGCCAAGATGGCCATGGGACTGGGGGCCCACGTCACGATTCTGGACGTCAACCTCGAGAAACTGCGCGAGTTGGACGACCTCTTTTTCGGCAAGATCCTGACCATCTACTCCAACCAGTACAACATCCAGAAATCGTTGGAGACGGCTGATCTGGCGGTAGGCGCCGTGCTCATTCCCGGTGCCAACGCCCCCAAACTGGTCACCCGCGAAATGATCGACGCCATGCAGCCCGGGGCGGTAGCCGTCGACGTGGCGGTCGATCAGGGCGGCTGCTTCGAAACCACGCGTCCCACCACCCACAGCGATCCCGTCTACGAGGTGGACGGAGTGGTGCACTACTGCGTGACCAACATGCCGGGCGCCATGCCCCGCACTTCCACCTTCGCCCTCACCAACGCAACCTTGCCCTACGTGCTCAAGATCGCTGAATTGGGCTTGAAGGGGGCCATCGAAGAGAATCCGCTCCTCGGGGACGGCGTCAACACCTTCAAGGGCCATGTGACCTGCCGCCCCGTGGCCGAGGCTCAGAACCGTGAGCATCGTGCGTTCAAAGACATCGCTTGAGCCGACGGCGCCGGAAGCGTCCGGTCACCGTGAGAGCCGAAACCCGGCCGGCGAATGGATCCTGATCCTGGACCGGCCCCGCGGCGGCGAGGAGAACATGCTCATCGACCGCCGCCTGCTCTACGATCTGGAGTCCGATCCGCGTCCTCGCAGCGTGCTGCGCCTCTACGCCTGGAAGGAGCCGACCATTTCCCTGGGCAAGCACCAGAGGACCGAACTGGCCGTGGACGCCCAGGCTTGTCTGCAAAGGGGTGTGCCCATCGTCCGCCGTCCCACCGGCGGACGGGCCGTCCTCCACGCCGACGAACTGACCTATGCCGTGCTTTCCAACGACCGGCGCCTTTTTCCCCGCCAGGGCGTCCTCGATACCTATCGCGCCATCGCCCGCGCCCTTCAGCATGGATTGGCTCTGGCGGGCGTCGATTGCGTCCTCTCCCGTGCCCCGGCAGCAGCAAAACGCAAAGAGCCCGCCCCCTCGCCCGCACGAGGACGCCAGGCACCCTGTTTCACTTCTCCCAACCGCTACGAACTTCTGGTCGATGGACGCAAGATCGCGGGAAGCGCACAACGGCGGCTGCGTCGGGCTTTTCTGCAGCACGGCTCCATTCCTCTCAGCGTCGACTACGCGCTGATGGGAGAGCTGCTGGCGGCGTCCCCCGCTGTGCTGCGCGCTTCCTTGGTTTCGGCGGGCCGGGCCGCAGCCCGTCCGCTCGACTTCCGCCAACTGGCTGAGGCCCTTGCCCAGGCCTTCAAGATGGTCTTTCCGGGATGCTGGAGGCAACGGCGCTAGCCGGGTACAAGGCTTGGACTTTTCTGCACAAGATGTGGTATATCAATAAGTTAGCTGCAAACTTAAGGAGTGCTGCGCCGACATGTCTGCTCAACAGGAAGTTGAAGAACTCAGCGAACGCCAGCGCAACCTTCTCAAGGCCGTTATCCGGGAATATGTGGAAACGGGCAAGCCGGTCGGCTCGCGCAGACTGACCAAGCTCGATCCCGAGGGCATGAGTGCTGCCACCATCCGCAACGCGATGGCCGATCTTGAGGACCTCGGCTTCGTCACCCAGCCTCACACTTCAGCCGGGCGGGTTCCCACCGCCGAAGGCTACCGCTTTTACGTCGACTCCCTGATCGAAGCCGGGCCGCTCTCGCGCCGCGACCTGGAGAAGATCAAAGAGAGTCTGGCTCAGGAAAGCGATCCCGGAGAACTGATGGACAAGACCTCCAAGATCTTGTCCTCTTTCTCTAACAACCTGGGTTTCGTACTGGCGCCGCCCATCTCTTCCATCGTCATCAAGCGCATCGAGTTCATCAAGATCGCCCATCGGCGCGTGGTGGTCCTGCTGGTTTCCAAGAGCGGACTCGTGCAGCACCGGACCATCCAGACCGGGGAGGACTGGGAGCAGACCGAGTTGGATCAGGCGGGCCGCTACCTGGCCACTCATTTCTCGGGCAAGACCCTGACCGAGACCCGGGCCGAACTGCTGGCCATGATGTCGGAAGAGAAGGCCCTCTACGACCGCATGCTCAAAAACGTCATCCTGCTCGGTTCGGCGGGACTGATGGCTCACGAAGAGGACGACCCGTCGGAGGGCGAGGTTTACTTCGGCGGCATGAGCGGCATCATGGAAAAGCCTGAGATGGCTGACGTCAATCGCATGATCAGCCTCTTCGAAGCCTTCGAGGAGAAAAGCCGGCTGGTTCAGATCATCTCCCAATGCCTGCGCAGGGAGGATCCCAGCGGGCCGGCCGTCACCATCGGGCTCGACGACAGCCTTCCGGCCGAGTTGCGCGATTGGACCATCATCTCCTCTCCCTACCGCAGTGAAAGCCGCATCATGGGCGGTCTGGGCGTCATCGGTCCCTCGCGCATGGAATATGAAAAAGCCATCAGTTTGGTAGACTATGTGGCCAAGCTGGTGGGCAAGCTGATCAGCCAGCAGGAGTTTTAGCTCAGCCAGGCACACCCATTACCGGGTTGCTTGCCAATCCCGAACGAGC
It encodes the following:
- a CDS encoding amidohydrolase encodes the protein MKPIAIFASLLFLVAGVALSLETVPRQEDGLHRQIDQRVEAVEDQVVAWRRDFHRHPELSNREFRTASKVADHLRSLGMEVQTEVAHTGVVGLLRGGRPGPVVALRADMDGLPVTEATGLEFASTQRATYNGQEVGVMHACGHDSHVAILMGAAQVLASLRDQLPGTVKFIFQPAEEGAPRGEEGGAELMVKEGVMENPVPGAVFGLHISSTMPVNTVNYRPGGLMASADVLRIKVKGKQTHGASPFLGIDPIVVSAQIIMGLQTIVSRQTDITQAPAIVTIGMIRGGVRSNIIPNQVEMEGTIRALDTDMQKDIHERIRRTANSIAESAGAEAEVEIDIGYPVTHNDERLTEAVLPTVYRVAGQEQVIVVPPITGAEDFSFYAQEVPGFFFFLGAKPPHLQEPTAHHTPEFLIDEDSFDLGVRLLVNLTVDYLNGEIQR
- a CDS encoding sodium:proton antiporter, with protein sequence MEKFRPEVDVEAMHRRSRWVALALIATAVLFLLVLAAGWLPHAGGDHGQGGHGETVENAVDYVPPLWAVAPFAGILLAIAFLPLIRRTAHWWHSNLNRFAVAACLGIVTLFYYFLLHPGGISNHFTHAEHVAAGFPTVWAAFSNAIFAEFIPFIILLFALYVISGGVSLTGDLQAHPIINTSFLATGTLLASFIGTTGAAMVLIRPLLSTNRERRKVRHTVIFFIFTVCNCGGLLLPIGDPPLFLGYLRGVPFTWTLDLWPYWVGVNVALLVIYYIWDRIEYGRERPEDLRLDRRQVRSLRLRGTHNLVLLGLVVLCVAFVVPGKPLLGTSVYTPVFLRETLMCLLVAVSLLTTRPATRAANDFNYHAILEVAALFSGIFITMQVPIEILHARGADLGLNSGAGFFWITGVLSSFLDNAPTYVVFFETAVVMEVQGAATVALGAGRTIAEPFLIAISLGAVFMGANSYIGNGPNFMVKSIAEQSGVRMPSFFGYMLYSLVVLVPIFVVITFIL
- the ald gene encoding alanine dehydrogenase → MLIGLPKEIKDNESRVGMVPSGVHALVVAGHTVYVEKGAGHSSGFSDREYESAGAETVDSADDVYLRSDMIVKVKEPIEPEYERMREGQIMFSYLHLAPLPGLTQVLLERKVTGVAYETIPDRGGSLPLLTPMSEVAGRMSIIVGSYYLQKPHGGRGVLLGGVPGVWPARVVIIGGGTVGVNAAKMAMGLGAHVTILDVNLEKLRELDDLFFGKILTIYSNQYNIQKSLETADLAVGAVLIPGANAPKLVTREMIDAMQPGAVAVDVAVDQGGCFETTRPTTHSDPVYEVDGVVHYCVTNMPGAMPRTSTFALTNATLPYVLKIAELGLKGAIEENPLLGDGVNTFKGHVTCRPVAEAQNREHRAFKDIA
- a CDS encoding lipoate--protein ligase family protein codes for the protein MSIVRSKTSLEPTAPEASGHRESRNPAGEWILILDRPRGGEENMLIDRRLLYDLESDPRPRSVLRLYAWKEPTISLGKHQRTELAVDAQACLQRGVPIVRRPTGGRAVLHADELTYAVLSNDRRLFPRQGVLDTYRAIARALQHGLALAGVDCVLSRAPAAAKRKEPAPSPARGRQAPCFTSPNRYELLVDGRKIAGSAQRRLRRAFLQHGSIPLSVDYALMGELLAASPAVLRASLVSAGRAAARPLDFRQLAEALAQAFKMVFPGCWRQRR
- the hrcA gene encoding heat-inducible transcriptional repressor HrcA; amino-acid sequence: MSAQQEVEELSERQRNLLKAVIREYVETGKPVGSRRLTKLDPEGMSAATIRNAMADLEDLGFVTQPHTSAGRVPTAEGYRFYVDSLIEAGPLSRRDLEKIKESLAQESDPGELMDKTSKILSSFSNNLGFVLAPPISSIVIKRIEFIKIAHRRVVVLLVSKSGLVQHRTIQTGEDWEQTELDQAGRYLATHFSGKTLTETRAELLAMMSEEKALYDRMLKNVILLGSAGLMAHEEDDPSEGEVYFGGMSGIMEKPEMADVNRMISLFEAFEEKSRLVQIISQCLRREDPSGPAVTIGLDDSLPAELRDWTIISSPYRSESRIMGGLGVIGPSRMEYEKAISLVDYVAKLVGKLISQQEF